A single Eubalaena glacialis isolate mEubGla1 chromosome 18, mEubGla1.1.hap2.+ XY, whole genome shotgun sequence DNA region contains:
- the GNG8 gene encoding guanine nucleotide-binding protein G(I)/G(S)/G(O) subunit gamma-8, translating into MSNNMAKIAEARKTVEQLKLEVNIDRMKVSQAAAELLAFCETHAKDDPLVTPVPAAENPFRDKRLFCVLL; encoded by the exons ATGTCCAACAACATGGCCAAGATAGCGGAGGCCCGGAAGACGGTGGAACAGCTGAAGCTGGAGGTGAACATCGACCGTATGAAG GTGTCACAGGCGGCGGCCGAGCTCCTGGCCTTCTGCGAGACTCACGCCAAAGACGACCCGTTGGTGACGCCGGTACCCGCCGCAGAGAACCCCTTCCGCGACAAGCGCCTCTTCTGCGTCCTGCTCTGA